In a single window of the Blastopirellula marina genome:
- a CDS encoding PVC-type heme-binding CxxCH protein, whose amino-acid sequence MIAFRFHLLSLVCLLGSTLVAAHATAEEHDYAEQLKPVPGVSATKALETFKLAPGFRMEMAASEPNVVDPVAMAFDADGRMFIIEMRGYSEDDGLSLGRVRLLEDADNDGIYEKSTVFAEGFSWPTAITCTRGGVLVGAAPDIFFLQDTDGDGQADEKRVVFTGFGKSNVQGLMNTFKWGLDNRIHGVTSSSGANVQKVVEGEPTGDPLSLRGRDFSIDPLTMDLQPISGGGQHGMSFNDWGEKFTCSNSDHLQQVIYEDAYLARNPYVSAPSPRRSIAEDGPQAEVYRTSPVEAWRVIRTKLRAAKIVPGIVEGGGRPAGYFTGATGVTIFRGDAWPKKYDGYAIIGDVGSNLVHRKKLVDDGILYRGVRVDEKSEFLSSSDIWFRPVQYANAPDGSLYVADMYREVIEHPKSLPEMIKKHLDLTSGRDRGRIYRIVADEFERTPLPKLSGFQTKNLVAMLDHPNAWQRETAARLIYERQDQAAVPELEAFLTQTQSPQGTIAALHALAGLKQLKAQHLLPALADVTPHVRRHATALSEPLLARSPELREKVISLAKDESPKVRFQLAFTAGYLPAEHRTATLAKLTATDGNDPYFQAAIQSSVGEGAGRLLAALVNSPEAKSVKVQPLITALATQIGKQQNKADIAVLLGMLPALADSDPAMFEKIVRSLNLPSGDLVAQQLAKATEGKSTKVFDRIVSNAQAVLKKDESSLRAKVEAVNALRYGNFDRSLFEDLLAPSSPLEVQSQAIVVLGSFDAPKVAELLIAKWPEMSPQLRPTALDSLASRDAWRTKLLEAIHDKSIPTADLSANQTAQLASLMTEDQAKKFADLFQKSTNTERDALVKDYQKSLALTGDATKGKVVFEKNCASCHQLDGMGHAIGPNLAAMKNRGPDAILTNVLNPNAEVNPQFMNYICQTADGRVVSGMIASETSNSITFIKGDNKTETVLRIDVDQMRSTGVSLMPEGLEKTIDQQAMADLLSYLMQDRN is encoded by the coding sequence GTGATTGCGTTTCGTTTCCATCTGTTATCACTTGTTTGTTTACTCGGATCTACCTTGGTGGCTGCCCACGCAACCGCCGAAGAGCATGACTATGCCGAGCAATTGAAGCCCGTTCCTGGTGTCTCGGCGACCAAAGCATTGGAAACCTTCAAGCTCGCGCCCGGTTTTCGAATGGAAATGGCTGCCTCGGAACCAAACGTCGTGGATCCCGTCGCAATGGCGTTTGATGCGGACGGGCGGATGTTTATCATCGAGATGCGAGGTTATTCCGAAGACGACGGACTTTCCTTGGGTCGCGTTCGTTTACTGGAAGACGCTGACAACGACGGCATTTACGAAAAGAGCACCGTCTTTGCCGAAGGTTTCTCATGGCCGACTGCGATCACCTGCACGCGTGGCGGCGTATTAGTCGGGGCCGCGCCTGATATCTTCTTTCTGCAAGATACCGACGGTGACGGTCAGGCCGATGAGAAGCGCGTGGTGTTCACTGGCTTCGGCAAGTCAAACGTCCAAGGCTTAATGAACACCTTTAAGTGGGGCCTCGATAATCGCATTCACGGTGTGACTAGTTCCAGCGGAGCCAATGTTCAGAAGGTTGTCGAGGGGGAACCGACCGGCGATCCCCTTTCCTTGCGTGGCCGTGACTTCTCGATCGATCCGCTCACAATGGACCTGCAACCGATTAGCGGAGGCGGACAACATGGGATGAGCTTCAACGACTGGGGCGAGAAGTTTACTTGCAGCAATAGCGATCACCTGCAACAAGTCATTTACGAAGACGCTTACCTGGCCCGAAATCCTTACGTGTCGGCCCCCAGCCCGCGTCGTAGCATCGCAGAAGACGGTCCTCAAGCCGAGGTCTACCGCACTAGCCCTGTCGAAGCTTGGCGAGTCATTCGCACCAAGCTTCGCGCCGCAAAAATTGTTCCTGGCATTGTCGAAGGGGGCGGACGCCCGGCCGGATACTTCACAGGAGCCACAGGCGTTACCATTTTCCGCGGCGACGCTTGGCCTAAGAAGTACGATGGTTACGCAATTATCGGTGACGTTGGCAGCAACTTGGTTCACCGCAAGAAACTGGTAGACGACGGCATTCTCTACCGTGGTGTGCGTGTTGACGAGAAAAGCGAATTTCTCTCATCCAGTGATATTTGGTTTCGCCCGGTTCAATATGCCAATGCCCCAGACGGTTCGCTGTACGTTGCCGATATGTATCGCGAGGTCATCGAGCATCCCAAGTCGCTGCCTGAGATGATCAAGAAGCATCTCGATCTGACGAGCGGCCGCGATCGGGGACGAATCTACCGCATCGTTGCTGACGAGTTCGAGCGGACACCTCTTCCCAAGCTCTCTGGGTTTCAGACCAAGAACCTGGTGGCAATGCTCGATCATCCTAACGCCTGGCAACGAGAAACGGCAGCACGCTTGATTTACGAACGCCAAGACCAGGCCGCTGTTCCGGAATTGGAAGCGTTTCTCACGCAGACCCAATCGCCGCAAGGAACGATTGCCGCGCTCCATGCACTAGCTGGTCTCAAACAACTGAAAGCACAACATTTACTTCCCGCATTGGCCGACGTGACCCCCCATGTGCGTCGGCATGCCACAGCCCTTTCGGAACCGCTTTTGGCACGATCTCCCGAGTTGCGTGAAAAAGTGATTTCTTTAGCGAAAGACGAAAGTCCCAAGGTTCGTTTCCAGTTAGCTTTCACGGCTGGTTACCTGCCCGCAGAGCATCGTACGGCGACTTTGGCCAAGTTGACGGCGACCGACGGCAACGACCCCTATTTCCAAGCTGCAATCCAAAGTTCCGTAGGCGAGGGTGCTGGCCGACTGCTCGCCGCGCTGGTTAATTCGCCGGAAGCGAAGTCGGTGAAAGTCCAGCCGCTGATCACTGCATTGGCCACGCAAATTGGCAAGCAGCAAAACAAGGCGGATATCGCCGTGCTTTTGGGAATGCTGCCGGCACTTGCGGATTCTGATCCAGCGATGTTTGAAAAGATTGTTCGATCGTTGAACCTACCATCGGGAGACTTGGTGGCCCAACAATTGGCAAAAGCGACCGAAGGCAAATCGACGAAAGTATTCGATAGAATCGTCAGCAATGCTCAAGCTGTACTCAAGAAGGACGAGTCAAGCTTAAGAGCTAAAGTGGAAGCGGTAAACGCGTTGCGTTACGGCAATTTCGATCGCTCATTGTTCGAGGACCTTTTAGCTCCTTCTTCGCCGCTTGAAGTTCAAAGCCAGGCGATCGTCGTTCTCGGCAGTTTCGACGCTCCGAAAGTGGCCGAACTTTTGATTGCGAAATGGCCAGAGATGAGTCCACAGCTTCGTCCCACGGCCCTCGATAGCTTGGCCTCACGGGATGCCTGGCGCACCAAGCTGCTTGAAGCAATCCATGACAAATCGATTCCCACGGCTGATCTCAGTGCCAACCAAACCGCTCAGCTCGCTTCGCTAATGACCGAAGATCAAGCGAAGAAGTTCGCTGATCTCTTTCAGAAGTCGACTAATACCGAGCGTGACGCCCTGGTCAAGGACTACCAGAAGTCGCTCGCACTCACGGGAGATGCAACTAAGGGAAAGGTCGTGTTCGAGAAGAACTGTGCATCGTGCCATCAATTAGACGGCATGGGGCACGCAATCGGTCCCAATCTGGCCGCGATGAAAAATCGAGGTCCCGACGCGATTTTGACGAATGTGCTCAACCCTAACGCGGAAGTGAACCCTCAGTTCATGAATTACATCTGCCAGACGGCGGACGGCCGCGTTGTTTCCGGCATGATCGCCAGCGAGACTTCCAACAGCATCACTTTCATTAAGGGTGATAACAAAACGGAAACCGTCCTGCGAATCGACGTCGATCAAATGCGTAGTACGGGCGTTTCTCTGATGCCAGAAGGTCTTGAGAAGACTATCGATCAACAGGCCATGGCCGACTTGCTCTCGTACCTGATGCAGGATCGCAACTAA